A single region of the Brachypodium distachyon strain Bd21 chromosome 3, Brachypodium_distachyon_v3.0, whole genome shotgun sequence genome encodes:
- the LOC100840926 gene encoding uncharacterized protein LOC100840926: MGGGSEGGGDGEEGCCSVGDTSPGTIVWVRRRNGSWWPGRILGQDELPPSQIMSPRSGTPVKLLGREDASVDWYNLEKSKRVKAFRCGEFDACIERAEATQGTLAKKREKYARREDAILHALELERKLLASKHQTQGFRPAYFSACTKHRKDLGSTRYKSKKRKRKDVSALPDTKKEADQYFLHAGSKKNFSGSLSQGTTENLTSNHLGDLSNARHIQGGASSESKEKYTVVKKNRSDGSDFDESIEKGVRRRPLVQVLQSSTKLPQHSRHNDDYGAILIGADKDPSPATYRAKRSRYTYLPSDSGETHSLSDLPSAQIASTGTDFETESYLQHPNCSSEEHTSSDFVEKHISESSERECSESETEDDAELLQSANMILPPELRPRDPYFLRASDKFGHADNNGDEANYSTYSHQLNESEEEDGYSEHGVSQWHMKGKRNNRGAVKRSMPMTDGNSCLDKPNGLTKGSVYKTNGINHRKESVQTSNQQLLRHQIKEESNYDSDETDLFEDTSRTEVNLYHSRTYPSSLKATRDLSRSYIYYDDYENDSSKISPVNCDAGQIFRVDRNAYWDRPSFYQRNYSSRLGGLGPMLFDVDLKVQASYHGEHVPLVSLMSRLDGKAIVGHPIQIEILEDGTTDHLVSGGDISMEESTGTPPAWRTGRRTAMQRVPRSNPSGASLDGDNEGGLAYPDWEMKPVVRKYSTSNHQVKVNKKIVSNPRRASVSKSQKKPSKKASLSSQKVRTISSISTGRRQNRGGGQHSRSSIFGGLIKAEGTIPLVTCVPAKVVFTRILEAVGRPLLTVTHRVRMDSHAVQDPS; this comes from the exons aTGGGGGGAGGCtcggagggaggaggagacggggaGGAGGGCTGCTGCAGCGTCGGGGACACCTCGCCGGGGACCATCGTTTGGGTGCGGCGGAGGAACGGGTCGTGGTGGCCGGGCAGGATCCTGGGGCAAGACGAGCTACCACCGTCACAGATCATGTCTCCAAGGTCCGGCACGCCGGTCAAGCTTCTCGGCCGCGAGGACGCCAGCGT TGACTGGTACAACCTTGAGAAATCAAAGCGTGTTAAAGCTTTTCGGTGTGGGGAGTTTGATGCCTGTATTGAAAGGGCAGAGGCTACTCAAGGTACTCTtgcaaagaaaagagagaaatatGCACGGAGGGAAGATGCTATCCTTCACGCTCTTGAATTAGAGAGGAAACTGCTTGCGTCTAAGCATCAGACTCAAGGTTTCAGACCTGCCTACTTTTCTG CCTGCACAAAACATCGCAAAGACCTTGGAAGTACTCGCTACAAGAGcaaaaagaggaaaaggaaagatGTATCTGCTCTCCCTGatacaaaaaaagaagccGACCAGTATTTTCTGCATGCTGGTTCAAAGAAAAACTTTTCAGGGTCTCTTTCTCAGGGAACTACTGAGAATCTTACCAGTAATCACCTCGGCGACTTATCCAATGCGAGACATATTCAGGGAGGGGCCAGTTCAGAGAGCAAGGAGAAATATACAGTTGTGAAAAAGAACAGGTCGGATGGAAGCGATTTTGATGAATCTATTGAAAAAGGTGTCAGGCGCCGGCCACTTGTTCAAGTTCTGCAGAGTAGTACAAAATTACCGCAGCACTCACGGCACAATGATGATTATGGGGCCATCTTAATTGGGGCAGATAAGGATCCATCACCTGCCACCTACCGGGCTAAAAGAAGTAGATACACATACCTGCCTAGTGATTCTGGTGAAACTCATAGTCTTAGTGATCTACCTTCTGCACAAATAGCTTCTACAGGAACCGATTTTGAGACGGAAAGTTATCTCCAGCATCCAAATTGTTCTTCTGAGGAGCATACATCTTCAGACTTTGTTGAGAAGCACATATCCGAGTCTTCAGAGAGGGAATGCTCAGAAAGTGAGACAGAAGATGATGCCGAGCTTTTGCAAA GTGCTAATATGATTCTGCCTCCAGAGTTACGTCCCCGTGATCCTTATTTCCTTCGGGCTTCTGACAAGTTTGGACATGCGGATAATAATGGTGATGAGGCGAACTATTCTACGTATTCACATCAATTGAATGAATcagaagaagaggatggtTATTCTGAGCATGGTGTCTCTCAGTGGCATATGAAAGGTAAACGTAATAACCGTGGTGCAGTGAAGAGATCAATGCCTATGACAGATGGAAATTCTTGTTTGGACAAACCCAATGGTCTCACAAAAGGATCTGTGTACAAGACAAATGGTATAAATCATAGAAAAGAGAGTGTGCAAACATCCAATCAGCAATTGCTTAGGCACCAAATCAAAGAGGAGTCCAACTATGATTCTGATGAAACAGATTTATTTGAGGACACGAGCCGTACAGAGGTTAACTTGTATCATAGTAGAACGTACCCGTCCTCCTTGAAGGCTACTAGGGATCTTAGCCGGAGCTACATTTATTATGATGACTACGAAAATGATTCTTCCAAGATTTCTCCTGTTAACTGTGATGCAGGTCAGATATTTCGTGTTGATCGGAATGCATACTGGGACAGACCTTCATTTTACCAAAGAAATTACAGTTCACGCCTTGGTGGCTTGGGCCCAATGTTGTTTGATGTTGACTTGAAGGTCCAAGCCAGCTACCATGGAGAGCATGTTCCTCTTGTTTCCTTGATGAGCAGACTGGATGGCAAAGCAATTGTTGGGCACCCCATCCAAATTGAAATACTTGAAGACGGTACCACTGATCACCTGGTTTCTGGTGGTGATATTAGTATGGAAGAGAGTACAGGAACTCCGCCTGCTTGGCGTACAGGCAGGAGGACTGCCATGCAAAGAGTTCCCCGTTCTAATCCTTCAGGAGCATCATTGGATGGTGACAATGAAGGCGGGCTTGCATATCCAGACTGGGAGATGAAACCAGTAGTCAGAAAATACTCAACATCAAATCACCAGGTTAAGGTTAATAAGAAAATCGTGTCAAATCCTAGGAGAGCATCGGTGTCCAAGTCTCAGAAGAAACCATCTAAGAAAGCAAGCTTATCAAGCCAAAAGGTCAGAACCATCTCTTCCATTTCTACTGGAAGAAGGCAAAACAGAGGTGGTGGTCAGCATAGCCGCAGCAGCATTTTTGGTGGCTTGATCAAAGCAGAGGGAACAATTCCCCTAGTAACATGTGTCCCTGCAAAGGTTGTGTTCACTAGGATACTGGAAGCAGTTGGCAGGCCACTTCTGACTGTTACTCACCGTGTTAGAATGGATAGTCATGCAGTACAAGATCCATCATAG